The following coding sequences are from one Acidimicrobiales bacterium window:
- the nusA gene encoding transcription termination factor NusA — MNPEMMEALQALAADRGISVDSLFAALADALESAYKRMPGAHEFSWVTIDPETMDIRVLAQDLDEEGEPVGEEFDVTPENFGRIAAQTTRQVMTQRIREAERDLKYEEYAGREGDIVTGMIQQTDARYTLLDLGRVEALLPQAEQVPFERPEANARLKAYIVEVRKTAKGPQIVVSRTHPGLIKRLFELEVPEIADGVVEIRACAREPGHRTKIAVWSNDSNVDPVGACVGARGARVRMVVNELRGEKIDIVPFSEDPADFVMKGLSPAKVKEVLIDEDTGTATVVVPDYQLSLAIGKEGQNARLAARMTGWRVDIKSETQVAQEAAYADVDWAEGEWVVDKETGEQVWKPAEGGPAVSAGEWTVAATETGEEEK, encoded by the coding sequence ATGAACCCCGAGATGATGGAGGCCCTCCAGGCCCTGGCGGCTGACCGCGGGATCTCCGTGGACTCCCTGTTCGCCGCTCTGGCCGATGCCCTCGAGTCGGCCTACAAGCGCATGCCCGGCGCCCACGAATTCTCGTGGGTAACCATTGATCCCGAGACGATGGACATTCGGGTGCTGGCTCAGGACCTAGACGAGGAGGGCGAGCCGGTTGGTGAGGAGTTTGACGTTACGCCTGAGAACTTCGGTCGAATCGCCGCCCAGACGACCCGGCAGGTCATGACCCAGCGGATCCGGGAGGCCGAGCGCGACCTCAAGTACGAGGAGTACGCCGGCCGCGAGGGCGACATCGTTACCGGCATGATCCAGCAGACTGACGCTCGGTACACCCTTCTGGACCTAGGCCGGGTCGAAGCCCTGCTGCCTCAGGCCGAGCAGGTTCCCTTCGAGCGCCCGGAGGCCAACGCCCGGCTTAAGGCCTACATCGTAGAGGTCCGCAAGACGGCTAAGGGCCCCCAGATCGTGGTCAGTCGGACCCATCCGGGACTCATCAAGCGGCTGTTCGAGCTGGAGGTTCCCGAGATCGCGGACGGCGTTGTCGAGATCAGGGCCTGTGCCCGGGAGCCAGGTCACCGCACCAAGATCGCTGTGTGGTCCAACGACTCCAACGTGGACCCGGTTGGGGCCTGTGTGGGTGCGCGGGGAGCCCGGGTACGGATGGTCGTCAACGAACTGCGGGGCGAAAAGATCGACATCGTCCCGTTCTCGGAGGATCCGGCCGACTTCGTGATGAAGGGCCTCTCTCCGGCCAAGGTAAAGGAAGTCCTCATTGACGAGGACACCGGCACCGCCACGGTGGTTGTTCCTGACTACCAGCTGTCCCTTGCCATCGGCAAGGAGGGCCAAAACGCCCGCTTGGCTGCACGGATGACGGGCTGGCGGGTCGACATTAAGAGTGAGACCCAGGTGGCCCAAGAAGCGGCGTACGCCGACGTCGACTGGGCCGAGGGCGAGTGGGTGGTCGACAAGGAGACTGGTGAACAGGTCTGGAAGCCCGCCGAGGGCGGCCCGGCCGTCTCGGCTGGCGAGTGGACCGTGGCGGCCACCGAGACCGGGGAGGAAGAGAAGTAG
- a CDS encoding ribosome maturation factor RimP — protein sequence MTDRIDAMAAPLCDRIGIELLDVEYEGGVLRLVVDHPEGVGMDAIAGITREVSRALDHEDLIAGTYTLEVTSPGLERPLKRPVHFERAVGTEVTIKTQPGTDGDRRVSGVLQASNREGVVVRTADGSVRSIRHDEILKARTVFIWTPEPKSARKGHDRDGSADSGRKVGS from the coding sequence GTGACCGACAGGATCGACGCTATGGCGGCTCCTCTGTGTGACCGGATAGGCATCGAGTTGCTCGACGTCGAGTACGAGGGCGGCGTGCTTCGCTTAGTGGTCGACCACCCCGAGGGAGTCGGGATGGACGCCATCGCCGGGATCACCCGCGAGGTCTCGCGTGCCCTCGACCATGAGGATCTCATTGCCGGGACCTACACCCTCGAGGTCACCAGCCCTGGCCTCGAGCGGCCCCTCAAGCGTCCCGTCCACTTCGAGCGGGCCGTCGGTACCGAGGTGACGATCAAGACCCAGCCCGGCACCGACGGCGATCGTCGGGTCTCCGGCGTCCTGCAGGCGAGTAATCGCGAGGGCGTCGTTGTCCGGACGGCCGACGGCTCGGTCCGATCCATCCGCCACGACGAGATTCTTAAGGCGCGCACCGTCTTCATCTGGACCCCTGAGCCCAAGTCGGCTCGTAAGGGGCACGATCGGGACGGCTCCGCCGACTCGGGAAGGAAGGTCGGGTCATGA
- the ispG gene encoding flavodoxin-dependent (E)-4-hydroxy-3-methylbut-2-enyl-diphosphate synthase codes for MEVQAGIERRPTRRLMVGDVAVGGGAPISVQSMTITRTADHEATLQQVYDLAMAGADIVRCTCNELEAAEGLARIVPRSPVPIVADIHHQYRMALAALEAGVHCLRLNPGNIRRPEHIRTVASEARDRGVPIRIGVNGGSLHPDLYEKYGGRVTPEAMVESALDEIRYFAEVDFDLIKISVKASSVPLMIEAYRQLSEVTDYPLHLGVTEAGPPPAGLIKSSAGIGTLLAEGIGDTIRYSLTADPVEEARAGRALLEAMGLRERKNVDLIACPSCGRAEIDVVAVAADAMAAFADREIPLQVAVMGCVVNGPGEARDADLGIAAGNRRGHLFVKGRNAAVVAEDEMVDALVEWAEFIHAEGVEAALARVDTEKAAREAERDRERLLAEQGEDANDTSSRIELIRRHTV; via the coding sequence ATGGAGGTCCAGGCCGGGATCGAACGCCGCCCCACCCGTCGCCTGATGGTGGGAGACGTGGCCGTGGGTGGGGGAGCACCGATCTCGGTGCAGTCCATGACCATCACCCGGACCGCCGACCACGAGGCCACCCTCCAGCAGGTCTACGACCTGGCCATGGCCGGTGCCGACATCGTCCGCTGTACGTGCAATGAGTTGGAGGCCGCAGAGGGGCTTGCTCGGATCGTCCCCCGCTCGCCGGTCCCCATCGTGGCTGACATCCACCACCAGTACCGAATGGCCTTGGCCGCCCTGGAGGCCGGGGTTCACTGCCTGCGTCTCAACCCCGGCAATATCAGACGACCGGAGCACATCCGAACCGTGGCGTCCGAGGCCCGCGACCGGGGCGTGCCCATCCGGATCGGTGTCAACGGCGGCTCGCTACACCCCGATCTCTACGAGAAATACGGCGGACGGGTGACCCCGGAGGCCATGGTCGAGTCGGCCCTCGACGAGATCCGCTACTTCGCCGAGGTTGATTTCGATCTCATCAAGATCTCCGTCAAGGCGTCCAGCGTTCCGCTCATGATCGAGGCCTATCGGCAACTCTCCGAGGTGACCGACTATCCGCTGCACCTTGGCGTAACCGAGGCCGGCCCCCCGCCCGCCGGACTGATCAAGTCCTCGGCCGGCATCGGCACCCTGCTGGCTGAGGGGATTGGCGACACCATCCGGTACTCACTGACCGCCGACCCGGTCGAGGAAGCCCGTGCCGGTCGGGCCCTGCTTGAGGCCATGGGCCTCCGTGAGCGCAAGAACGTGGACCTGATCGCCTGTCCGAGTTGCGGGAGGGCCGAGATCGATGTGGTGGCAGTGGCCGCCGATGCCATGGCCGCCTTCGCCGACCGGGAGATCCCCCTGCAGGTGGCCGTCATGGGCTGCGTGGTGAACGGGCCTGGCGAGGCGAGGGACGCCGACCTGGGGATCGCGGCAGGTAACCGCCGGGGTCACTTATTCGTGAAGGGGCGCAACGCCGCCGTGGTGGCCGAGGACGAGATGGTCGATGCCCTGGTGGAGTGGGCCGAGTTCATCCATGCCGAGGGGGTCGAGGCCGCCTTGGCCCGCGTTGACACCGAGAAGGCGGCCCGCGAGGCCGAACGCGACCGGGAGCGGCTCCTGGCCGAACAGGGTGAAGATGCCAACGACACCAGCTCGCGGATCGAGCTCATCCGGCGTCATACGGTCTGA
- a CDS encoding RIP metalloprotease: protein MTDLPEPRDRAVRNEPRNDRIRLTLLIGALVSFGLIGGLSGLVVVLSIVAMLALHELGHFLVARWAGMQVTEFFVGFGPRLWSVRRGETTYGVKAIFLAGAYVRITGMSSLDVVDPTDEPRTYRQQSYPKRMAVALAGSATHFAIALFLLVVVYAAVGTPDPDRWVVGEVVPGSTAAAVDVQAGDRILSVDGVETTRFDEFGAVVRSVPGDLVDVVVQRDGEAMVHRAVIGERVGVDGVVTGFFGVGADRPLVTMGPVRAAGEAVVRFADLAWMSVTGLVGIFSPDGLAKFFAGAVGPSEATTGGPSAVPDKSPAPVVEPAADPADDERLLSIYGAARLGSAMFDDGWSTYVWFLILVNVFVGVFNLVPLLPFDGGHVAIATYERVRSIGGRRHMADASRLVPVTWAVVSLILAITVVALYRDIVDFPDFG, encoded by the coding sequence GTGACCGATCTGCCAGAGCCGAGAGACCGTGCGGTCCGTAACGAACCCCGCAACGATCGAATCCGGCTAACCCTCCTGATCGGCGCCCTGGTGTCCTTCGGCCTCATCGGAGGCCTGTCCGGGCTGGTGGTGGTCCTGTCGATCGTCGCAATGCTGGCCCTGCACGAACTAGGCCACTTCCTGGTCGCCCGGTGGGCGGGGATGCAGGTCACCGAGTTCTTCGTCGGCTTCGGCCCGCGACTGTGGTCAGTGCGCCGGGGAGAGACCACCTACGGGGTCAAGGCCATCTTCCTTGCCGGCGCCTACGTCCGGATCACCGGTATGAGCAGCCTCGACGTCGTCGATCCGACAGACGAGCCGCGGACCTACCGCCAGCAGTCCTACCCGAAGCGGATGGCCGTGGCCCTCGCCGGGTCGGCCACCCACTTCGCCATCGCCCTGTTCTTGCTAGTCGTGGTCTACGCCGCCGTGGGGACCCCCGACCCCGACCGGTGGGTAGTCGGAGAGGTGGTACCAGGATCGACGGCCGCCGCCGTTGACGTTCAAGCGGGCGACCGGATCCTGTCGGTGGACGGGGTCGAGACCACACGGTTCGACGAGTTCGGCGCCGTTGTCCGATCGGTGCCCGGCGACCTGGTGGACGTGGTGGTCCAGCGAGACGGGGAGGCGATGGTCCACCGGGCGGTGATCGGGGAGCGGGTCGGCGTGGACGGCGTGGTGACCGGGTTCTTCGGCGTCGGAGCGGACCGACCCCTGGTCACGATGGGTCCCGTCCGGGCGGCGGGCGAGGCCGTAGTTCGCTTCGCCGACCTAGCGTGGATGTCGGTCACGGGGCTGGTGGGCATCTTCAGCCCCGATGGCCTAGCCAAGTTCTTCGCCGGAGCAGTAGGTCCGTCTGAGGCCACCACCGGTGGTCCGTCTGCCGTGCCCGACAAATCGCCGGCCCCGGTCGTGGAGCCAGCAGCCGACCCGGCCGACGATGAGCGGCTGCTCTCCATCTACGGGGCGGCCCGCCTCGGGAGCGCCATGTTCGACGACGGCTGGTCTACCTACGTGTGGTTCTTGATCCTGGTGAACGTGTTCGTCGGCGTCTTCAACCTGGTGCCGCTCCTCCCGTTCGACGGCGGGCACGTAGCCATCGCCACATACGAGCGGGTGAGGTCAATCGGTGGGCGGCGCCACATGGCCGACGCCTCCCGGCTGGTGCCGGTCACCTGGGCTGTGGTGTCTCTCATCCTGGCCATCACCGTGGTTGCCCTCTACCGGGACATCGTGGACTTCCCCGACTTCGGCTGA
- the dxr gene encoding 1-deoxy-D-xylulose-5-phosphate reductoisomerase, with product MSPTSVAVLGSTGSIGTQTLEVVADRPDDFDVVALGAARSVDLLVEQACTFRPDLVAVADPSVAADVASGVPDGTEVLAGPDALAEAAVLADVTINGVVGFAGLPVTLATLAAGRRLGLANKESLIAAGPVVQRVRTTPGAELLPVDSEHCAIHQCLRANDVDERVARIVLTASGGPFRGRSAEELAAVTVEEALAHPTWAMGPKVTVDSSTLMNKGLEVIEAHELFGTAYDNIDVVVHPQSIVHSMVTFTDGATIAQLSNPDMRLCMGYALAWPDRFEVAYGAIDWAELGRLDFEQPDRDGFPCLDLAIAAGRLGETAPAWLNAANEVAVAAFLDGVLPWVGIGRLLAEVLDQWPGDRAEDVESVLDVDRRAREATRALVVAGN from the coding sequence ATGTCACCGACCTCGGTCGCCGTACTCGGGTCGACTGGATCCATCGGCACCCAAACCCTCGAGGTGGTGGCCGACCGGCCCGACGACTTCGACGTGGTGGCCCTCGGTGCCGCCCGCTCCGTCGACCTGCTGGTCGAACAAGCCTGTACCTTTCGACCCGACTTGGTGGCTGTGGCCGACCCGTCGGTGGCCGCCGACGTGGCGTCCGGGGTGCCCGACGGAACCGAAGTGCTGGCTGGACCCGACGCCCTGGCCGAGGCGGCCGTCCTAGCCGACGTGACCATCAACGGCGTGGTCGGGTTCGCCGGGCTCCCGGTGACCCTGGCCACCCTGGCCGCCGGCCGCCGCCTCGGCCTGGCCAACAAGGAGTCCCTGATCGCCGCCGGTCCGGTTGTCCAGCGAGTGCGGACCACCCCGGGCGCCGAACTGCTGCCAGTCGATAGCGAGCACTGCGCCATCCACCAGTGCCTGCGAGCCAACGACGTGGACGAACGGGTGGCGCGCATCGTCCTCACAGCGTCCGGGGGCCCGTTCCGGGGCCGGTCGGCCGAAGAACTGGCCGCCGTGACCGTGGAAGAGGCGTTGGCCCATCCGACGTGGGCCATGGGCCCCAAGGTCACCGTCGACTCCTCGACCCTCATGAACAAGGGGCTCGAAGTGATCGAGGCCCACGAACTGTTCGGGACGGCCTACGACAACATCGACGTGGTTGTCCATCCACAGTCCATCGTCCACTCCATGGTGACGTTCACCGACGGTGCCACCATCGCTCAGCTCTCCAACCCGGACATGCGCCTGTGCATGGGCTACGCCCTGGCCTGGCCGGACCGGTTCGAAGTGGCCTACGGGGCCATCGACTGGGCCGAGTTAGGGCGCCTCGACTTCGAGCAACCCGACAGGGACGGTTTCCCGTGCCTGGACCTGGCCATCGCCGCCGGTCGGCTGGGCGAAACGGCCCCGGCCTGGTTGAACGCCGCCAACGAGGTAGCTGTGGCCGCCTTCCTCGATGGGGTCCTGCCATGGGTCGGCATCGGCCGCCTCCTGGCCGAGGTCCTGGACCAGTGGCCCGGTGATCGAGCCGAGGACGTGGAATCAGTGCTGGACGTTGATCGGCGGGCCCGCGAGGCGACCCGGGCCCTCGTTGTTGCCGGGAACTGA
- a CDS encoding phosphatidate cytidylyltransferase, giving the protein MNEQKGSEDQGFEEIRILGLDSPDDVVEPGRSVFGGESPGDELPHWTEPPTDVTGGSPSVDPWTGLDDAPRWSDDVPDDHESQQPVGDHDEAAVAAFFDDGPLGSSSSAEFDPPLLPPDEPLPDLTASAASTGTRSAPPSGTPVAPSPPLRGGSGMAGSSSGRDLPLAVVTGVGLGALALVAFRIGANATLALTTVLLTLAAGEFFLAVRRSGYQPASLLGVTAVAALNLGAYWRFEAAIPLILALTVLFTLFWYLTGIDRQAPMLNVSVTLFGVLYVGFLGSFVGLMLSDPNGIGMLLAAVLCTVGYDTGGLLIGRMFGSSPLSAVSPNKTMEGLIGGMAVAFGVAVLVVGRITPFGQDPGDLGTAFVLGIVVALAAPLGDLCESMIKRDLGIKDMGSILPGHGGLMDRFDALLFVLPATYFAARLMDLFTV; this is encoded by the coding sequence GTGAACGAACAGAAGGGGAGCGAAGACCAGGGCTTCGAGGAGATCAGGATCCTCGGCCTGGACTCGCCGGACGACGTGGTCGAACCCGGTCGTTCCGTTTTCGGTGGCGAATCGCCTGGCGACGAGTTGCCCCACTGGACAGAACCGCCCACCGACGTTACCGGCGGTTCGCCTTCTGTCGACCCCTGGACCGGCCTCGACGATGCCCCTCGATGGTCTGACGACGTCCCGGATGATCACGAGTCCCAGCAGCCGGTCGGTGACCACGACGAGGCGGCCGTGGCGGCGTTCTTCGATGACGGGCCGCTCGGATCATCCTCGTCCGCCGAATTCGACCCGCCCCTTCTGCCACCCGACGAGCCCCTTCCCGACCTCACCGCCTCGGCTGCATCCACCGGGACCCGGTCGGCTCCGCCGTCGGGCACTCCCGTGGCCCCGTCCCCTCCGCTCCGGGGCGGCTCGGGCATGGCTGGCAGCAGCAGCGGACGGGACCTCCCGCTGGCCGTGGTGACAGGTGTCGGGCTGGGTGCCCTGGCCCTGGTGGCCTTCCGCATCGGAGCCAACGCGACGCTCGCCCTGACCACCGTGCTGCTCACCCTGGCCGCCGGCGAGTTCTTCCTCGCAGTCCGCCGGTCCGGCTACCAGCCGGCCTCCCTTCTCGGCGTCACAGCGGTGGCTGCCCTGAACCTGGGGGCCTACTGGCGTTTTGAAGCCGCCATCCCGCTGATCCTGGCCCTGACCGTGTTGTTCACCCTGTTTTGGTACCTGACGGGCATCGACCGCCAGGCACCCATGCTCAACGTCTCGGTGACCCTCTTCGGCGTTCTCTATGTGGGATTCCTGGGTTCCTTCGTCGGGCTGATGCTGAGCGACCCGAACGGCATCGGGATGTTGCTGGCCGCCGTGCTGTGCACGGTCGGCTACGACACTGGAGGCCTGCTCATCGGCCGCATGTTCGGGAGCAGCCCACTATCGGCGGTCAGTCCCAACAAGACCATGGAGGGCCTGATTGGCGGTATGGCCGTCGCATTCGGGGTCGCTGTGCTGGTGGTGGGGCGTATAACCCCGTTCGGCCAGGACCCCGGCGACCTGGGCACGGCGTTCGTACTCGGCATCGTGGTCGCCCTAGCCGCTCCGCTCGGCGACCTCTGTGAGTCGATGATCAAGCGGGATCTCGGGATCAAGGACATGGGAAGCATCCTCCCCGGCCACGGCGGCCTGATGGACCGGTTCGACGCCCTTCTGTTCGTCCTGCCGGCCACCTACTTCGCTGCCCGGCTGATGGACCTGTTCACCGTCTGA
- the frr gene encoding ribosome recycling factor, whose product MSDEMIQMVLDEASSSMEEAVAHTRREFSTVRTGRASSALVEKLPVTAYGVEMRLQELASFSIPEARQLLITPHDPSNVPAIEKAILVADLGLSPGNDGRSIRLSFPELTEERRRDLVRMVNTMAEDGKNRMRGVRRHARKDLDDIEGSVSEDDLRWAADRLDSLIHGFEAEIDEARQAKEDDLLEV is encoded by the coding sequence TTGAGCGACGAGATGATCCAGATGGTCCTCGACGAGGCCTCGTCATCCATGGAGGAGGCCGTGGCCCACACCCGCCGCGAGTTCTCGACCGTGCGCACTGGTCGGGCTTCTTCCGCCCTGGTGGAGAAGTTGCCAGTCACCGCCTACGGCGTGGAGATGCGCCTCCAGGAACTGGCCTCGTTCTCCATCCCCGAAGCTCGGCAACTACTCATCACGCCACACGACCCGAGCAACGTACCGGCCATCGAGAAGGCCATCCTGGTGGCCGACCTGGGTCTCTCCCCGGGCAACGACGGGCGGAGTATTCGGCTCAGCTTTCCAGAGCTGACCGAAGAACGGCGCCGGGATCTGGTACGCATGGTGAACACCATGGCAGAGGACGGCAAGAACAGGATGCGGGGAGTCCGACGACACGCCCGCAAGGACCTCGACGATATTGAGGGGTCGGTGTCCGAGGACGATCTCCGATGGGCCGCCGACCGCCTGGACTCCTTGATCCACGGCTTCGAGGCCGAAATCGACGAGGCTCGTCAAGCCAAGGAAGATGACCTGCTCGAAGTCTGA
- the pyrH gene encoding UMP kinase, translated as MTTGDRIPARWDRIVLKVSGEAFAGEAGYGIDGEIVGRIARDISDVRSEFDVDIAVVVGGGNIWRGMSGAGAGMDRAQADYMGMLATSINALALQDTLEQLGQPTRVQTAIHMEQIAEPYIRRRAIRHLEKGRVVIFAGGTGNPFFTTDTAAALRAVEIEAGVVLKGTHSGTDGIYTADPKVDPEATRLEQVSYLDVIQKGLRAMDATAITLCMDNDLPIVMFDLMASGNVRSILAGESVGTLVA; from the coding sequence ATGACCACCGGCGATCGGATCCCGGCACGCTGGGATCGGATCGTCCTCAAGGTCTCCGGCGAAGCGTTCGCCGGCGAGGCCGGATACGGCATCGACGGTGAGATCGTCGGGCGGATCGCCCGGGACATCTCCGACGTCCGCTCCGAGTTCGACGTCGACATCGCCGTGGTCGTCGGCGGCGGCAACATCTGGCGCGGCATGTCCGGCGCTGGCGCCGGCATGGACCGGGCCCAGGCCGACTACATGGGCATGCTCGCCACTTCGATCAACGCGCTGGCCCTCCAGGACACCCTTGAACAGCTCGGTCAGCCCACCCGGGTCCAAACGGCCATCCACATGGAGCAGATCGCCGAGCCGTATATCCGTCGCCGGGCCATCCGACACCTCGAGAAGGGTCGGGTCGTGATCTTTGCCGGGGGGACCGGCAACCCCTTCTTTACTACCGACACGGCTGCTGCCCTGCGGGCCGTCGAGATCGAGGCTGGCGTGGTTCTCAAGGGCACCCACTCAGGAACCGATGGCATCTACACCGCAGACCCCAAGGTGGACCCAGAGGCCACCCGGCTCGAACAGGTCAGCTACCTAGACGTGATCCAGAAGGGACTCCGGGCCATGGATGCCACGGCCATCACGCTGTGTATGGACAACGACCTCCCGATCGTCATGTTCGACCTCATGGCCTCGGGTAACGTCCGGTCAATCCTCGCTGGGGAGTCGGTGGGCACGCTGGTCGCCTGA
- the tsf gene encoding translation elongation factor Ts, producing MGDIAAKDVKALRDATGAGMMDAKRALVECDGDFEAASQILREKGLANAATRSDRENVEGAVALVSDGRRAALVHLKCETDFSAKSDGFLSLVDELVNAVLTDGEAAVEARSTAIDDLRLTIKENVEVGRVSLIEAAEGNVLDTYLHVQDGRGVNGVVVEGSGVDQETLHQVALHIAFAKPTVLTREEVASDLVERERAALLEITKAEGKPEQAWDKIVEGRLTGWFRDTVLLEQGLHGDKTSVADVLNGGSIERFTQAYLGA from the coding sequence ATGGGTGATATCGCCGCCAAGGACGTGAAGGCGTTGCGCGACGCCACCGGTGCCGGGATGATGGATGCCAAGAGGGCGCTAGTCGAGTGCGACGGCGACTTCGAGGCGGCCTCCCAGATACTTCGTGAGAAGGGCCTGGCCAACGCAGCCACCCGATCTGACCGGGAAAATGTCGAGGGCGCCGTGGCCCTCGTCTCCGATGGTCGCCGGGCCGCCCTAGTCCACCTCAAGTGCGAGACTGACTTCTCGGCCAAGTCAGACGGCTTCTTGTCTCTCGTGGACGAGTTGGTCAACGCCGTGCTGACCGATGGCGAAGCGGCTGTCGAGGCCCGCTCGACGGCCATCGACGACCTCCGTCTCACCATCAAGGAAAACGTCGAGGTCGGCCGGGTCTCCCTTATCGAAGCGGCCGAGGGCAACGTGCTCGATACTTACCTCCACGTACAGGACGGGCGGGGCGTGAACGGCGTGGTGGTCGAGGGTTCGGGCGTCGACCAGGAGACCCTCCACCAGGTAGCCCTCCACATCGCCTTCGCCAAGCCCACAGTGCTCACCCGCGAGGAGGTCGCCTCCGATCTGGTGGAGCGGGAGCGGGCCGCCCTGCTGGAGATCACCAAGGCCGAGGGCAAGCCCGAACAGGCCTGGGACAAGATCGTGGAGGGCCGGCTGACCGGCTGGTTCCGCGACACCGTTCTCCTCGAGCAGGGACTTCATGGCGACAAGACCTCGGTAGCCGACGTCCTGAACGGTGGCAGCATCGAGAGGTTCACCCAGGCCTACTTGGGGGCCTGA
- the rpsB gene encoding 30S ribosomal protein S2, protein MAVVTMKQLLEAGVHFGHQTRRWDPRMKRFIHGERSGIYIIDLQQTLERIESSYTFVRDLVADGGRVLFVGTKRQAQDAIRSYAEKCGMPYVNQRWLGGMLTNFQTISKRVSKMQEYQRMRDSGEFDAMPKKEALMLGRELEKLERNLSGIQEMERLPDAIFVLDTVREHIAVTEANKLGIPVVAVVDTDCNPDVIQYLIPGNDDAIRSGSLLCRVVADAVEEGRFILNSRSAGKDDGPSLDAEDRAAEQTKARDEAASESVEREARVASTVAGAGDDEDAGAEDLPTEAPVAEEAAGEASTETEESVAEADALVESTDEEQA, encoded by the coding sequence ATGGCTGTCGTGACCATGAAGCAGCTGCTCGAGGCGGGCGTCCACTTCGGACACCAGACCCGGCGCTGGGACCCGCGGATGAAGAGGTTTATCCACGGCGAGCGGTCGGGGATCTACATCATCGATCTCCAGCAGACCCTCGAGCGGATCGAGTCTTCCTACACCTTCGTCCGCGATCTTGTCGCTGACGGTGGTCGGGTGCTGTTTGTCGGCACGAAGCGCCAGGCCCAGGACGCCATCCGCTCCTACGCCGAGAAGTGCGGCATGCCCTACGTGAACCAGCGCTGGCTGGGCGGCATGCTCACCAATTTCCAGACGATCTCCAAGCGCGTCTCCAAGATGCAGGAGTACCAGCGCATGCGGGATTCCGGCGAGTTTGACGCCATGCCCAAGAAGGAAGCCCTCATGCTGGGCCGCGAGCTCGAGAAGCTTGAGCGCAACCTGAGCGGTATCCAGGAGATGGAGCGCCTGCCCGACGCCATCTTCGTGCTCGACACCGTGCGGGAGCACATCGCCGTAACCGAGGCCAACAAGCTGGGCATCCCGGTGGTGGCCGTCGTCGACACCGACTGCAACCCAGACGTCATCCAGTACCTCATTCCCGGCAACGACGATGCCATTCGGTCAGGCAGCCTGCTATGCCGCGTGGTGGCCGATGCCGTCGAGGAGGGTCGCTTCATCCTTAACTCCCGCAGCGCCGGCAAGGACGATGGACCGTCGCTGGATGCAGAGGATCGGGCCGCCGAGCAAACCAAGGCTCGCGACGAAGCGGCTTCTGAGTCGGTCGAGCGCGAGGCCCGGGTGGCCTCCACCGTGGCAGGGGCTGGCGACGACGAGGACGCGGGTGCTGAGGATTTGCCCACCGAAGCCCCGGTCGCCGAAGAAGCGGCCGGTGAGGCTTCTACCGAGACCGAAGAGTCAGTCGCCGAGGCGGACGCCCTGGTCGAGAGCACCGACGAGGAGCAGGCTTGA
- a CDS encoding cytochrome c produces MRPHPSAALVVLLLASACAGAPPLVPGTDTGSADPVLVLGRDVWGRSCASCHAPDGSGGRGPSMRAVEDRFTDIQDQLTVVEDGRGGMPGFRGRYTTVEIEAVVRYTREVL; encoded by the coding sequence ATGCGTCCCCACCCTTCGGCCGCTCTTGTCGTCCTCCTGCTCGCTTCGGCCTGTGCCGGGGCTCCTCCGCTCGTACCCGGAACTGACACGGGGTCGGCCGACCCCGTCCTCGTCCTGGGCCGGGATGTTTGGGGGCGATCCTGCGCCTCCTGCCATGCTCCGGACGGTTCGGGAGGTCGTGGTCCGTCGATGCGGGCGGTGGAGGACCGATTCACCGACATCCAGGACCAACTAACGGTTGTGGAGGACGGCCGGGGAGGGATGCCCGGTTTCCGGGGCCGGTACACGACTGTCGAGATCGAGGCCGTGGTCCGCTACACCCGAGAGGTCCTTTGA
- the rplS gene encoding 50S ribosomal protein L19, producing MQPTDLVDHENLRDDVPDFGAGDTLKVHVRVVEGNRQRVQLFEGVVIKRQGSGVRETFTVRKLSFGVGVERTFPVHSPIIDHIEVLSRGDVRRAKLYYLRDRIGKRAKVKEKREF from the coding sequence ATGCAGCCCACCGATCTCGTCGACCATGAGAACCTCCGAGACGACGTTCCCGACTTCGGTGCCGGCGACACCTTGAAGGTGCACGTTCGCGTGGTGGAGGGCAACCGCCAGCGCGTCCAGCTGTTCGAGGGCGTGGTCATCAAGCGCCAGGGCAGCGGTGTTCGGGAGACCTTCACGGTGCGCAAGCTCAGCTTCGGCGTGGGAGTGGAGCGGACCTTCCCAGTCCATTCGCCGATCATCGACCACATCGAGGTGCTCAGCAGGGGTGACGTCCGTCGGGCGAAGCTCTACTACCTACGCGACCGGATTGGGAAGCGGGCCAAGGTCAAGGAGAAGCGGGAGTTCTGA